The following proteins are co-located in the Solanum pennellii chromosome 8, SPENNV200 genome:
- the LOC107028471 gene encoding B3 domain-containing protein REM17-like isoform X2 gives MKIPPKKPQFLKPIHKGFKHGLKIPIGFLKYLKGHEQHEHAILRSVGKTWLVKVNGWRLEEGWKKFAKENDLQLGDMLVFRHEGDMEFEVSIFDSSHCDREYAEYLQQEAGFNNVEETCKKFEFKGEALPYAEAGTYSPCSRSHFECIVKPYCITHSYLRLPKHFAMENGIFNKKCDVIIRDERQRSWKLRLATHDCRVHLLGGWSEFRIANDLNVGDYMMFEVIANGEKPIWKFRDKPNANIVSTRKAFPKEEFATCSSFSQSHVECIVRPYCLKRNYYRLPRGFARANGLINNKCGLVIRDERQRSWNLRIDTYGYGVYIAKGWRKFRAENDLKQGDRMMFEVVSNGEKPIWKYNATNTNKNKNKNKNKPFAQSHFVCIIRPYCLINDFLYIPTKIAHAYRLTNKKCDLVIRDDRRERSWNVKLRSFGNSVCIKGGWREFRDANCLKEGDCIMFEVVSNGENTTWKYNGKISTKDHKKPIDKDNVKKLVMGKH, from the exons TTCCTCCAAAGAAACCTCAATTTTTAAAACCCATTCATAAAGGTTTCAAGCATGGTCTT AAAATTCCTATAGGTTTCTTGAAGTATCTGAAGGGACATGAACAACACGAACATGCAATACTGAGAAGCGTGGGTAAAACGTGGTTGGTTAAGGTGAACGGTTGGCGATTAGAAGAGGGTTGGAAAAAGTTTGCTAAGGAGAATGATTTGCAATTGGGAGATATGTTGGTGTTTAGACATGAAGGAGACATGGAATTCGAAGTTTCCATCTTCGATTCGAGTCATTGTGACAGAGAATATGCAGAGTATCTTCAACAAGAAGCAGGATTCAATAACGTTGAAGAGACTTGcaagaaatttgaatttaaag GCGAGGCGTTACCCTATGCAGAAGCTGGTACTTACAGCCCTTGCAGTCGATCTCATTTTGAGTGTATCGTCAAACCATATTGCATTACACATAGTTACTTG CGCCTTCCTAAACACTTTGCAATGGAAAACGGTATCTTCAACAAGAAATGTGATGTGATTATCCGAGATGAAAGACAAAGATCGTGGAAATTAAGGCTAGCTACCCACGATTGTAGAGTCCATCTGTTAGGTGGATGGAGTGAGTTCCGCATTGCAAATGACTTAAACGTTGGagattatatgatgtttgagGTTATTGCTAATGGAGAAAAACCCATATGGAAATTTCGCG ACAAACCAAACGCCAACATCGTGTCAACAAGAAAGGCTTTTCCGAAGGAGGAGTTTGCTACTTGCAGCTCGTTTAGTCAATCTCATGTTGAGTGCATTGTCAGGCCGTATTGCCTTAAAAGAAATTACTAT CGCCTTCCTAGAGGATTTGCTCGGGCAAACGGACTCATCAATAATAAATGTGGTTTGGTTATTAGAGATGAACGACAAAGATCATGGAATTTAAGGATTGATACCTATGGTTATGGAGTCTATATTGCAAAAGGATGGCGTAAATTTCGTGCTGAAAATGACTTGAAGCAGGGAGATCGCATGATGTTTGAGGTCGTTAGTAACGGAGAGAAACCAATATGGAAATATAATG CAACGAACACgaacaagaacaagaacaagaacaagaacaagCCTTTTGCTCAGTCTCATTTTGTATGCATTATTAGACCTTATTGCCTCATCAATGATTTCTTG TACATTCCAACGAAAATTGCTCATGCATATCGTCTCACCAACAAGAAATGTGATTTGGTTATTAGAGATGATAGAAGGGAAAGGTCGTGGAACGTTAAGCTACGTTCGTTTGGCAATAGTGTATGTATCAAGGGTGGATGGCGTGAATTCCGCGATGCAAATTGCTTAAAGGAAGGAGATTGCATAATGTTTGAGGTTGTTTCTAATGGCGAAAACACAACATGGAAATATAATG gTAAAATTTCCACCAAGGATCACAAAAAACCAATTGACAAAGATAATGTGAAGAAGTTGGTGATGGGCAAGCACTGA
- the LOC107028471 gene encoding B3 domain-containing protein REM17-like isoform X1 → MKIPPKKPQFLKPIHKGFKHGLKIPIGFLKYLKGHEQHEHAILRSVGKTWLVKVNGWRLEEGWKKFAKENDLQLGDMLVFRHEGDMEFEVSIFDSSHCDREYAEYLQQEAGFNNVEETCKKFEFKGKSNLCIMSSGEALPYAEAGTYSPCSRSHFECIVKPYCITHSYLRLPKHFAMENGIFNKKCDVIIRDERQRSWKLRLATHDCRVHLLGGWSEFRIANDLNVGDYMMFEVIANGEKPIWKFRDKPNANIVSTRKAFPKEEFATCSSFSQSHVECIVRPYCLKRNYYRLPRGFARANGLINNKCGLVIRDERQRSWNLRIDTYGYGVYIAKGWRKFRAENDLKQGDRMMFEVVSNGEKPIWKYNATNTNKNKNKNKNKPFAQSHFVCIIRPYCLINDFLYIPTKIAHAYRLTNKKCDLVIRDDRRERSWNVKLRSFGNSVCIKGGWREFRDANCLKEGDCIMFEVVSNGENTTWKYNGKISTKDHKKPIDKDNVKKLVMGKH, encoded by the exons TTCCTCCAAAGAAACCTCAATTTTTAAAACCCATTCATAAAGGTTTCAAGCATGGTCTT AAAATTCCTATAGGTTTCTTGAAGTATCTGAAGGGACATGAACAACACGAACATGCAATACTGAGAAGCGTGGGTAAAACGTGGTTGGTTAAGGTGAACGGTTGGCGATTAGAAGAGGGTTGGAAAAAGTTTGCTAAGGAGAATGATTTGCAATTGGGAGATATGTTGGTGTTTAGACATGAAGGAGACATGGAATTCGAAGTTTCCATCTTCGATTCGAGTCATTGTGACAGAGAATATGCAGAGTATCTTCAACAAGAAGCAGGATTCAATAACGTTGAAGAGACTTGcaagaaatttgaatttaaag GAAAATCGAACCTCTGCATCATGTCATCAGGCGAGGCGTTACCCTATGCAGAAGCTGGTACTTACAGCCCTTGCAGTCGATCTCATTTTGAGTGTATCGTCAAACCATATTGCATTACACATAGTTACTTG CGCCTTCCTAAACACTTTGCAATGGAAAACGGTATCTTCAACAAGAAATGTGATGTGATTATCCGAGATGAAAGACAAAGATCGTGGAAATTAAGGCTAGCTACCCACGATTGTAGAGTCCATCTGTTAGGTGGATGGAGTGAGTTCCGCATTGCAAATGACTTAAACGTTGGagattatatgatgtttgagGTTATTGCTAATGGAGAAAAACCCATATGGAAATTTCGCG ACAAACCAAACGCCAACATCGTGTCAACAAGAAAGGCTTTTCCGAAGGAGGAGTTTGCTACTTGCAGCTCGTTTAGTCAATCTCATGTTGAGTGCATTGTCAGGCCGTATTGCCTTAAAAGAAATTACTAT CGCCTTCCTAGAGGATTTGCTCGGGCAAACGGACTCATCAATAATAAATGTGGTTTGGTTATTAGAGATGAACGACAAAGATCATGGAATTTAAGGATTGATACCTATGGTTATGGAGTCTATATTGCAAAAGGATGGCGTAAATTTCGTGCTGAAAATGACTTGAAGCAGGGAGATCGCATGATGTTTGAGGTCGTTAGTAACGGAGAGAAACCAATATGGAAATATAATG CAACGAACACgaacaagaacaagaacaagaacaagaacaagCCTTTTGCTCAGTCTCATTTTGTATGCATTATTAGACCTTATTGCCTCATCAATGATTTCTTG TACATTCCAACGAAAATTGCTCATGCATATCGTCTCACCAACAAGAAATGTGATTTGGTTATTAGAGATGATAGAAGGGAAAGGTCGTGGAACGTTAAGCTACGTTCGTTTGGCAATAGTGTATGTATCAAGGGTGGATGGCGTGAATTCCGCGATGCAAATTGCTTAAAGGAAGGAGATTGCATAATGTTTGAGGTTGTTTCTAATGGCGAAAACACAACATGGAAATATAATG gTAAAATTTCCACCAAGGATCACAAAAAACCAATTGACAAAGATAATGTGAAGAAGTTGGTGATGGGCAAGCACTGA
- the LOC107028468 gene encoding B3 domain-containing protein REM5-like isoform X1 produces the protein MEIPPKKPHFFKPILPGFENGLKIPLGFLKYLKGHDQHEHAILTRGGKKWLVKAHGRRLEEGSWKEFVEEHKLKFGDVLVFKYEGDMEFDVSIFDSSHYCDKEYAKYEDEDEEGEATHDKLLSQSYFECTIRQYCLSRGFLWIPKDFAIANGFIKGNKKYGLIIIDERQTKLWNLMLKSCNTKVYIADGWGKFSADNCLKEGDRILFEIISNRETPIWRFRVISNAETPIRKFQGKFLTLIVN, from the exons ATGGAAATCCCTCCAAAGAAACCTCACTTTTTCAAGCCCATTCTACCAGGTTTCGAGAATGGCCTT AAAATTCCTTTAGGTTTCTTGAAGTATCTTAAAGGACACgatcaacatgaacatgcaATATTGACAAGAGGTGGTAAGAAGTGGTTGGTGAAGGCGCACGGGCGACGATTAGAGGAGGGTAGTTGGAAAGAGTTTGTAGAGGaacataaattgaaatttggAGATGTTTTAGTGTTCAAATATGAAGGAGATATGGAATTTGATGTGTCCATATTCGATTCAAGTCATTATTGTGACAAAGAGTATGCAAAGTAcgaggatgaggatgaggaagGTGAAGCTACTCATGACAAGCTTTTAAGTCAATCATATTTTGAATGCACTATTAGGCAATATTGCCTTTCGAGAGGTTTCTTG TGGATTCCAAAAGATTTTGCTATTGCAAATGGTTTCATCAAGGGCAACAAGAAGTATGGTTTGATTATAATTGATGAAAGGCAAACAAAGTTGTGGAACTTAATGCTGAAGTCTTGCAACACTAAAGTTTATATTGCGGATGGATGGGGAAAATTCAGTGCTGATAATTGCTTAAAAGAAGGAGACCGTATATTATTTGAGATCATTAGTAATAGAGAGACACCAATATGGAGATTTCGAGTTATTAGTAATGCAGAAACTCCGATAAGGAAGTTTCAAGGCAAGTTTCTCACTCTTATAGTTAACTAG
- the LOC107028467 gene encoding copper transporter 6-like: MNGAMNMHGDMAPPVPDAAVNNHNMMMHMTFFWGKNAEILFSGWPGYDNIGMYVFALIVVFLLAFFVELLSHSNYIKESANHVTAGLIQTALYGIRIGLAYLVMLSVMSFNGGIFLAAISGHTLGFLVFGSRVFKKSPLTAYAKASDLPSMPCNC; this comes from the coding sequence ATGAACGGCGCTATGAATATGCACGGAGATATGGCGCCGCCGGTACCAGATGCCGCCGTGAACAACCATAACATGATGATGCACATGACGTTTTTCTGGGGAAAAAACGCTGAAATTCTCTTCTCCGGTTGGCCGGGATACGACAACATCGGTATGTACGTTTTCGCACTTATCGTCGTTTTTCTACTTGCTTTCTTCGTCGAGTTGCTATCGCACTCAAATTACATCAAAGAGAGTGCAAATCATGTGACGGCCGGGTTGATTCAGACGGCGTTGTACGGAATTAGAATTGGTTTGGCTTATTTGGTTATGCTTTCTGTTATGTCCTTCAATGGCGGAATTTTTCTGGCGGCGATTTCCGGTCATACGTTAGGGTTTTTGGTTTTCGGGAGTAGAGTTTTTAAGAAATCGCCGTTGACGGCTTATGCTAAAGCCTCCGATCTTCCTTCTATGCCTTGTAATTGttaa
- the LOC107028468 gene encoding B3 domain-containing protein REM10-like isoform X3 — MDLSDTHFICTIRPYCLTKHFLRIPRQFAIKNRLNGRKCKIIVKDKQRSWTFNVYTNGQNTHIGRGWREFCITNCSKEGDRFMFEIISNGETPIFTIHDLRGSSSLQPEVKKKKSKAKRKLKPQVSVDVNSHFISTIKPYTINNPVLYLPMDFVKSNGLMRRRKMILIDEKRRSWSVWIGRTGHHFAIKRGWTQFRNANGIQVGDTYKFELTNNVTIPIVHFHCKYSGN; from the exons ATGGATCTCAGTGACACTCATTTCATTTGTACTATTAGACCTTATTGCCTTACAAAGCATTTTCTG CGTATTCCACGACAATTCGCGATAAAAAACAGACTCAACGGCAGGAAATGTAAGATAATAGTGAAGGACAAGCAACGATCATGGACGTTCAATGTGTATACAAACGGCCAAAACACCCACATTGGAAGAGGATGGCGCGAATTCTGCATTACAAATTGCTCAAAGGAAGGAGATCGCTTCATGTTTGAGATAATCTCCAACGGAGAAACACCTATATTTACAATTCATG ATTTGAGAGGAAGTTCATCCCTCCAGCCTgaagtaaagaagaaaaaatcgaAAGCTAAAAGAAAGTTGAAGCCACAAGTATCTGTTGATGTCAACTCTCATTTTATATCTACTATCAAACCCTACACAATCAACAATCCTGTTTTG TATCTTCCCATGGATTTTGTAAAATCAAATGGCTTGATGAGGAGACGTAAGATGATACTTATCGATGAAAAACGAAGATCATGGTCAGTGTGGATAGGAAGAACAGGACATCACTTTGCAATCAAAAGGGGATGGACTCAGTTTAGAAATGCAAATGGTATTCAAGTTGGAGATACTTATAAGTTTGAACTCACCAACAATGTCACAATACCTATAGTTCATTTCCATt GTAAATATTCTGGGAATTAA
- the LOC107028468 gene encoding B3 domain-containing protein REM10-like isoform X2 has product MDLSDTHFICTIRPYCLTKHFLRIPRQFAIKNRLNGRKCKIIVKDKQRSWTFNVYTNGQNTHIGRGWREFCITNCSKEGDRFMFEIISNGETPIFTIHDLRGSSSLQPEVKKKKSKAKRKLKPQVSVDVNSHFISTIKPYTINNPVLYLPMDFVKSNGLMRRRKMILIDEKRRSWSVWIGRTGHHFAIKRGWTQFRNANGIQVGDTYKFELTNNVTIPIVHFHCEYFFFIVFPLCSFC; this is encoded by the exons ATGGATCTCAGTGACACTCATTTCATTTGTACTATTAGACCTTATTGCCTTACAAAGCATTTTCTG CGTATTCCACGACAATTCGCGATAAAAAACAGACTCAACGGCAGGAAATGTAAGATAATAGTGAAGGACAAGCAACGATCATGGACGTTCAATGTGTATACAAACGGCCAAAACACCCACATTGGAAGAGGATGGCGCGAATTCTGCATTACAAATTGCTCAAAGGAAGGAGATCGCTTCATGTTTGAGATAATCTCCAACGGAGAAACACCTATATTTACAATTCATG ATTTGAGAGGAAGTTCATCCCTCCAGCCTgaagtaaagaagaaaaaatcgaAAGCTAAAAGAAAGTTGAAGCCACAAGTATCTGTTGATGTCAACTCTCATTTTATATCTACTATCAAACCCTACACAATCAACAATCCTGTTTTG TATCTTCCCATGGATTTTGTAAAATCAAATGGCTTGATGAGGAGACGTAAGATGATACTTATCGATGAAAAACGAAGATCATGGTCAGTGTGGATAGGAAGAACAGGACATCACTTTGCAATCAAAAGGGGATGGACTCAGTTTAGAAATGCAAATGGTATTCAAGTTGGAGATACTTATAAGTTTGAACTCACCAACAATGTCACAATACCTATAGTTCATTTCCATtgtgagtattttttttttattgtttttcctcTTTGTTCCTTTTGTTAG